A single window of Calditerrivibrio sp. DNA harbors:
- a CDS encoding DUF1926 domain-containing protein, giving the protein MKLPILFGIHCHQPVDNFSNIVDEIIQKSYLPFAQIASRYKNFKFAIHYSGWLFEYIKNKNPQLFSLFKKLLDQGQIEIFTGGYYEPILSAIPKRDRILQIKKLNSFIYENFGVSPKGLWLTERVWDPSIIPDVVECGIEYLVVDDYHFISMGFHKDNLYGYFISEQDGLAIKIFPIDQTLRYFIPFKELNEIDQYLKEIIHKGGKGAILFDDGEKFGVWPKTYEWVYEKGWLEKFLDLFTSSKDFQFMHYYDFVEKNPPMGLAYLPLTSYYEMGEWSLFADKFIEMERLSSFLKKTEFQNIYKTYLKGAHWKNFFIKYPESNHIHKRLLAISKKAYTLNDPLLNEYLFKGECNDVLWHGIFGGIYLPNLRDNTFKYIIKAEKRITALEGDEKIKISDLLFDGYGCCTLRNRNLATLWTIKHGGQLKSLDLLESEINLCNTLSRRWEGYHDTLLRSKEESTEATTGITTIHEMNITLSEEVKNKIAFDWYDRNSFVDHIVENYTPEEIAYTRYKEIGDFTNQPFELIPKDDQIIFERKGGIYLDKMYKTNLKKSFSLKDKGISFEIEINSSFTKNLYYILEFNFHFFNYNKLKVNGKKVGDILSNKNNLFIIDAGDTMLEINLDKKTEAIVYLVNTAHQSEQGVDFTTQGVCVALPFKFRKELTVSGFIKVM; this is encoded by the coding sequence ATGAAATTACCTATACTTTTTGGCATACACTGCCACCAACCTGTTGATAATTTTAGTAATATAGTGGATGAAATAATACAAAAAAGCTACCTCCCCTTTGCCCAGATTGCATCACGATACAAAAACTTCAAATTTGCAATCCATTACAGTGGCTGGCTATTTGAGTACATCAAAAACAAAAACCCTCAACTCTTTTCACTTTTCAAAAAACTTTTAGATCAAGGACAAATAGAGATATTTACTGGTGGTTACTACGAACCTATTCTATCTGCCATACCTAAAAGAGATAGGATATTGCAAATTAAAAAGCTGAACAGTTTTATATATGAGAACTTTGGTGTCTCACCTAAAGGTTTATGGCTTACAGAAAGAGTCTGGGATCCTTCAATCATACCTGATGTGGTGGAATGTGGCATTGAGTATCTTGTTGTTGATGATTACCACTTTATCTCAATGGGTTTCCATAAAGATAATCTCTACGGATATTTTATTTCTGAACAGGATGGTTTAGCAATAAAAATCTTTCCGATAGACCAAACATTGAGATACTTTATCCCCTTCAAAGAACTAAATGAAATAGATCAATATCTAAAAGAAATTATCCACAAAGGGGGCAAAGGGGCTATTTTGTTTGATGATGGGGAAAAATTCGGTGTCTGGCCAAAAACCTATGAATGGGTATACGAAAAAGGGTGGCTTGAAAAATTTTTAGATCTATTTACCAGCTCTAAAGATTTTCAGTTTATGCACTATTATGACTTTGTTGAGAAGAATCCACCAATGGGTCTCGCCTATCTACCCCTTACCTCTTACTACGAAATGGGTGAATGGTCTCTTTTTGCCGACAAATTCATTGAGATGGAAAGATTATCCAGCTTTCTTAAAAAAACAGAATTTCAAAATATCTATAAAACCTATTTAAAAGGTGCCCACTGGAAGAACTTCTTTATAAAATATCCTGAAAGCAATCATATCCACAAAAGGTTGCTTGCAATATCGAAAAAAGCTTACACATTAAATGACCCATTATTGAATGAGTACCTTTTCAAAGGGGAATGCAACGATGTCCTGTGGCATGGTATATTTGGAGGTATATATTTGCCAAATCTGAGGGATAACACCTTTAAATACATCATAAAAGCTGAAAAAAGGATTACAGCATTAGAAGGGGATGAAAAGATAAAAATCAGTGATCTTTTGTTTGATGGCTATGGGTGTTGTACATTGAGAAATAGGAATTTGGCAACACTATGGACGATCAAACATGGAGGGCAGCTAAAGTCTCTTGATCTGTTGGAAAGTGAAATAAATCTGTGCAATACCCTCTCAAGAAGGTGGGAAGGTTATCACGATACCCTTCTGAGATCAAAAGAGGAGAGTACTGAAGCCACTACTGGAATAACCACTATCCATGAAATGAATATCACTCTTTCCGAAGAGGTTAAAAACAAAATCGCCTTCGATTGGTACGATAGAAACTCCTTTGTAGATCACATCGTGGAAAATTATACCCCCGAAGAGATAGCTTATACGAGATACAAGGAGATAGGGGATTTCACAAACCAACCCTTTGAACTAATCCCAAAAGATGATCAGATAATATTTGAAAGAAAAGGTGGTATCTATCTCGATAAGATGTATAAGACCAACTTAAAAAAGAGTTTTTCACTAAAAGACAAGGGTATCTCTTTTGAAATAGAAATAAATTCATCATTTACTAAAAATCTTTACTATATTCTTGAATTTAATTTTCACTTTTTCAACTACAATAAACTAAAAGTAAACGGTAAAAAAGTTGGTGACATATTATCGAACAAAAACAATCTCTTTATTATAGATGCCGGTGATACGATGTTAGAAATCAATTTGGATAAAAAAACTGAAGCAATAGTATATTTAGTTAATACAGCCCATCAAAGTGAACAGGGGGTAGATTTTACTACACAAGGAGTATGTGTCGCATTACCATTTAAATTTAGAAAAGAGCTAACAGTTTCAGGTTTTATCAAAGTAATGTAG
- a CDS encoding ATP-binding protein: MINHKTNYIIISIRLFIYVTTFLFSNILAEFFKNELDILLFTNIGIMVVFFSLISVFLSKFLSPIYIFYIQAIFDLIITSFLISNTGYLDSPYILFYAIIIIYMSFYDGFNGGISGVLSVLIIFSGMAIMKNDIFITRYYNFKYLLIFTEYLLSFLLIVFLVSLLNKKYKKQVLESESYKNKLLELANIHSAILENIDFGVILIDPNGIILSANSYSRKILEVDELIGNNLKNIFNIDKKSNLINFKNKYIGFKFTPFKDPNGVINGELLIFQDVSEREQLKQKLEEERRLADLGRFSSVLAHEIKNPLGAIKGALQIQFKNFSPDNKLVQIIFREISRLELFLGNMLIITKGRSDKNNPLKIKHILDDFIFYIKTSGIFENLSFNIQIDDNFTLIIDENEFKQIIWNLLLNSYEIKHDATITIYTIGNLLIYQDNGPGIDRSILHSIGKPFFTTKSSGTGLGFYAIIKICEKNNLRYKVYSNDEFSGFKIEFSPTKE, from the coding sequence ATGATTAATCATAAAACCAATTACATCATAATATCCATAAGATTATTCATATATGTAACAACATTTCTCTTTAGCAACATTTTGGCAGAATTCTTCAAAAATGAACTGGATATCTTGCTTTTTACAAATATCGGCATAATGGTAGTTTTCTTCTCCCTTATTTCCGTTTTTTTATCCAAGTTCTTATCACCTATATATATTTTTTATATACAGGCCATATTCGATCTTATTATCACTTCATTTCTTATCTCAAACACCGGCTATCTTGACAGTCCCTATATACTTTTTTATGCAATAATTATCATCTATATGAGTTTTTACGACGGTTTTAATGGTGGCATAAGTGGTGTTTTATCTGTATTAATAATATTTTCTGGTATGGCAATCATGAAAAATGATATCTTCATAACAAGATATTACAACTTTAAGTACCTTCTGATCTTCACCGAGTACCTATTATCTTTTCTTTTAATAGTATTTCTCGTAAGTCTGCTCAATAAAAAATATAAAAAACAGGTTTTGGAAAGCGAATCTTATAAAAATAAATTACTTGAGTTAGCCAATATCCACAGCGCAATCTTAGAAAATATCGATTTCGGCGTAATACTCATAGACCCAAACGGAATAATCTTATCAGCTAATAGTTATAGTAGAAAGATCCTCGAAGTTGATGAGCTAATAGGCAACAATTTAAAAAATATCTTCAACATTGACAAAAAAAGTAACCTTATCAACTTTAAAAATAAATATATAGGTTTTAAATTTACTCCATTTAAAGATCCAAACGGTGTAATAAATGGTGAACTCCTCATCTTCCAAGATGTTTCAGAAAGGGAACAACTTAAACAAAAATTAGAAGAAGAAAGAAGACTCGCAGATTTAGGTCGTTTTTCTTCTGTTTTGGCCCATGAAATAAAAAACCCTTTGGGAGCAATCAAAGGAGCTTTACAGATCCAGTTTAAAAATTTTTCACCTGACAATAAATTAGTTCAGATAATCTTTAGAGAAATAAGTCGCCTTGAGCTATTTCTGGGTAACATGCTTATTATCACAAAAGGTAGAAGTGATAAAAATAACCCTCTAAAAATAAAACATATCCTGGACGATTTTATCTTTTACATAAAAACAAGCGGCATATTCGAAAACCTCTCTTTCAACATTCAGATAGACGATAACTTTACATTGATAATAGATGAAAACGAATTCAAACAGATCATCTGGAACCTGCTTTTGAACAGCTACGAAATAAAACATGATGCGACAATAACCATTTACACCATTGGCAATCTCCTCATTTACCAAGACAACGGCCCAGGTATTGACAGATCGATATTGCACAGCATAGGCAAACCTTTTTTTACTACAAAATCTAGTGGCACTGGATTAGGTTTTTATGCTATAATTAAAATATGTGAAAAAAACAATCTAAGATACAAAGTATACTCTAATGATGAGTTTTCCGGTTTTAAGATAGAATTCAGTCCAACAAAGGAGTAG
- a CDS encoding type II secretion system F family protein — protein MAKFNYIAVDATGNEVKGVIEGKNKEDVIKSLKMRKMTVKEVKRDWKSIELSFGKNITEEDIVIITRQLATMISAGLPIMKALDIIANQASKKSVKEMFEDIKTQIEQGSQFSKGLERYRDIFGDLYINMVRAGEAGGLLDTILDRLAGYMEKAISLKRKVKSAMMYPSVVLIVAVVVVWGLMVFIIPKFKEMYEGFGGSLPALTQFTINLSNFLSSWYGGGLIFAFLVALSITIRLVYKKSERGRYAIDQFLLKIPKIGDLLRKVSVSKFSRTLGTLLSSGVPILESLEIVAKTSGNKVIEKHLLKSKIDIEAGKTVVYPLEKAGVFPPMVTQMIAVGEETGALDQMLTKIADFYDDEVDRAVEGLTKLVEPMLMIFVGGAVGFVIIAMYLPIFKMGSVVGG, from the coding sequence GTGGCTAAGTTCAATTATATAGCTGTAGATGCCACAGGTAATGAAGTAAAAGGGGTTATAGAAGGTAAAAATAAAGAAGACGTAATAAAGTCTCTAAAAATGCGAAAAATGACCGTTAAAGAGGTCAAAAGAGACTGGAAAAGTATAGAATTGTCTTTTGGTAAAAATATCACAGAAGAAGATATAGTTATTATTACTCGCCAATTGGCCACCATGATCAGTGCAGGTTTACCGATAATGAAAGCACTGGATATCATCGCAAACCAAGCTAGCAAGAAGAGCGTCAAAGAGATGTTTGAGGATATAAAAACTCAAATAGAACAAGGATCACAATTTAGTAAAGGTTTAGAGCGTTATAGAGATATTTTTGGTGATCTCTATATAAACATGGTTAGAGCTGGTGAAGCAGGCGGTTTATTGGATACAATCTTAGATAGATTGGCTGGTTACATGGAAAAAGCCATATCACTAAAAAGAAAAGTAAAATCTGCCATGATGTATCCATCTGTAGTTTTGATTGTAGCTGTAGTAGTTGTTTGGGGATTAATGGTTTTTATTATACCAAAGTTTAAGGAGATGTATGAAGGCTTTGGTGGTTCGTTACCAGCTCTAACTCAGTTTACTATCAATTTGAGCAATTTTTTATCCAGCTGGTATGGTGGTGGACTTATCTTTGCTTTTTTAGTAGCATTATCGATAACAATAAGACTGGTATATAAAAAATCTGAACGGGGGCGTTATGCCATAGATCAATTTTTACTTAAAATACCCAAGATAGGAGACCTACTGAGAAAAGTATCAGTATCAAAATTCTCTAGGACTTTGGGTACCCTATTAAGCAGTGGCGTACCGATTCTGGAATCCCTTGAGATAGTAGCCAAAACAAGTGGTAATAAAGTAATAGAGAAGCATTTATTAAAGAGTAAAATCGATATTGAGGCAGGCAAAACTGTCGTTTACCCCCTTGAAAAAGCCGGTGTATTTCCACCTATGGTTACTCAAATGATAGCGGTTGGTGAAGAAACCGGTGCATTGGATCAAATGTTAACCAAAATAGCAGATTTTTATGATGATGAAGTTGACAGAGCCGTTGAAGGATTAACAAAGCTTGTGGAGCCAATGCTGATGATATTTGTTGGTGGAGCTGTTGGTTTCGTTATAATCGCCATGTATCTACCTATTTTCAAAATGGGAAGCGTTGTGGGTGGATGA
- a CDS encoding type IV pilus twitching motility protein PilT produces MPEINETSDTKYSLQELLQKMIELDATDLHLTVGTPPIYRINGDLVRIGTEILLPNDTKKICYGIMTEAQKKRFEEDQELDCSFGIKGVSRFRANFFMQRGAVAAAIRRIPYRVLGFEELGLPPILKTLCDKPRGLVLVTGPTGSGKSTTLAAMIDKINSEQKVHIITIEDPIEYLHQHKEAMVNQREVNADTKSFAKALKYILRQDPDVVLIGEMRDLETIEAALTVAETGHLTFGTLHTNSAIQTINRIIDVFPPHQQSQVRAQLSFVLEGVVCQQLLQRADGKGRVMVCEVLIPNPGIRNLIREDKLHQIYSMMQSGQAEHGMITMSQSLFNAYARGLITYDEAINRAIYPEEVKQMIERSGIRRR; encoded by the coding sequence ATGCCAGAGATAAATGAAACAAGTGATACAAAATACTCATTACAAGAACTACTACAAAAAATGATCGAATTAGACGCTACAGATCTACACCTCACCGTTGGTACACCACCCATTTATAGAATTAATGGTGACTTAGTAAGAATAGGCACAGAGATTTTATTACCCAACGATACCAAAAAGATCTGTTATGGCATAATGACCGAAGCCCAGAAAAAAAGATTTGAAGAGGATCAGGAACTTGATTGCTCATTTGGAATAAAAGGGGTCAGCCGCTTTAGAGCCAACTTTTTTATGCAAAGGGGTGCAGTTGCTGCCGCCATAAGAAGGATACCTTATAGAGTATTGGGTTTTGAAGAGTTGGGGCTTCCACCTATTTTAAAAACATTATGCGATAAACCAAGAGGATTGGTCCTTGTAACAGGCCCTACAGGTAGTGGTAAATCAACAACCCTTGCAGCTATGATAGATAAAATCAACTCAGAACAAAAAGTTCATATCATTACCATAGAAGACCCCATAGAGTATCTACATCAGCACAAAGAGGCAATGGTAAACCAAAGGGAAGTAAACGCCGATACTAAATCCTTTGCAAAAGCTTTAAAATATATACTAAGACAAGACCCGGACGTTGTACTTATAGGGGAGATGAGAGATCTGGAAACTATTGAAGCAGCCCTAACTGTAGCAGAGACAGGTCACCTCACATTTGGAACTCTTCACACTAATAGTGCCATACAAACAATAAATAGGATTATAGATGTATTCCCACCTCATCAGCAATCCCAAGTAAGAGCCCAACTATCTTTTGTTTTAGAGGGTGTCGTCTGTCAACAATTGCTTCAAAGAGCTGATGGTAAAGGTAGAGTAATGGTATGTGAAGTACTCATTCCAAACCCAGGTATCCGAAACCTTATACGTGAAGATAAACTACATCAGATATATTCAATGATGCAATCAGGACAAGCAGAACATGGTATGATCACTATGAGCCAATCGCTGTTTAATGCTTATGCTAGAGGATTGATCACCTATGATGAGGCAATAAATAGAGCCATTTATCCTGAAGAGGTAAAACAGATGATAGAGCGTTCAGGGATAAGAAGAAGATAG
- the pilB gene encoding type IV-A pilus assembly ATPase PilB: MISTKIGAILLSENLITQEQLNKAIEIQKKEGGRLGSILVKLGFIDEKKIAEFLSQQYNVPYVDLKSKELDPKIVSLIPKDLCRKYLVVPFDRVGNTLHVAIADPSNAYALEDLRFITGYSIKPYVAVESSISKILETDSVNELATISTVEDTFELDELEFEDVSEKEVSVDALKKEVEDTPIVKLVNYILHEAIKRGASDIHVEPYEKEFRVRLRVDGVLYDLIKPPKSVKDAVISRLKILAELDIAEKRLPQDGRIKLKLQNKTVDMRVSTLPVLFGEKVVLRLLDKSNLQLDLEKLGFEPSSLERFIAGIESPYGMVLVTGPTGSGKSTTLYSALSRLNKVDVNIMTAEDPVEYNLFGINQVQIKDEIGLNFAAALRSFLRQDPDIIMVGEIRDYETAEIAIKAALTGHLVLSTLHTNDAPSTINRLLNMGIEPFLVASSTVVILAQRLARKICSKCSEKVKIPAEALLSIGFRKDELNSFVPMKGKGCDECGGTGYKGRVALYEVMSITEGIRELILRGANTNELKKAAIEEGMITLRRSGLEKIKKGITTLEEVVRVTFAD, from the coding sequence ATGATTTCCACCAAAATTGGAGCCATTCTTCTCAGTGAAAATCTAATAACCCAAGAACAGCTCAACAAAGCCATTGAGATCCAGAAAAAAGAGGGTGGTAGGCTCGGATCTATTTTAGTAAAATTAGGTTTTATAGACGAAAAAAAGATCGCGGAGTTTTTGAGTCAACAGTACAATGTTCCATACGTGGATTTAAAAAGCAAAGAGTTAGATCCAAAGATAGTCTCTTTAATACCAAAAGATCTTTGTAGAAAATATCTTGTTGTTCCCTTTGATAGAGTGGGCAATACATTGCATGTTGCCATTGCAGATCCTTCAAACGCATACGCCCTCGAAGATCTAAGATTTATAACAGGTTATTCCATCAAACCTTACGTCGCTGTGGAATCATCAATTAGTAAAATACTCGAAACAGATAGTGTAAACGAACTCGCTACAATATCAACAGTAGAAGACACCTTTGAACTTGATGAACTGGAATTTGAAGATGTCTCTGAAAAAGAGGTTTCTGTAGATGCCCTTAAGAAAGAGGTAGAAGATACCCCTATCGTAAAACTGGTAAACTATATACTCCACGAAGCCATCAAAAGAGGTGCTTCCGATATTCATGTGGAACCCTATGAAAAAGAGTTTAGGGTTAGACTTAGGGTAGATGGAGTCCTTTACGACTTAATCAAGCCCCCAAAAAGTGTTAAAGATGCTGTTATCTCCAGATTAAAAATATTAGCCGAGTTAGATATTGCAGAGAAAAGGTTACCTCAAGATGGTAGAATAAAATTGAAACTCCAAAACAAAACTGTAGACATGAGGGTCTCCACTTTGCCTGTTTTATTCGGTGAAAAAGTGGTATTGAGGCTATTAGACAAGAGTAATCTCCAATTGGATCTTGAAAAATTAGGTTTTGAGCCATCATCTTTAGAAAGGTTTATTGCAGGTATAGAAAGCCCCTATGGGATGGTACTTGTTACCGGTCCAACAGGTAGCGGTAAATCCACCACACTATATTCAGCTTTGAGTCGTCTTAACAAAGTTGATGTGAACATCATGACAGCAGAAGACCCTGTAGAGTACAACCTATTTGGTATCAATCAGGTACAGATAAAAGACGAAATAGGCTTAAACTTTGCTGCAGCTTTAAGATCTTTTTTAAGACAGGACCCAGATATTATAATGGTTGGTGAAATTAGGGATTACGAAACAGCAGAAATAGCCATCAAAGCAGCTCTTACCGGTCACCTTGTACTTTCTACTCTTCACACCAATGATGCCCCAAGCACAATAAACAGGCTACTCAATATGGGAATAGAACCCTTTTTAGTTGCATCCTCTACTGTTGTAATTTTAGCCCAAAGACTTGCCAGAAAGATATGCTCAAAATGTTCAGAAAAAGTAAAAATACCCGCTGAAGCACTGTTATCAATTGGTTTCAGAAAAGATGAACTAAACAGTTTCGTACCAATGAAAGGGAAAGGATGTGATGAATGTGGAGGTACAGGATACAAAGGTAGGGTGGCTCTATATGAAGTAATGAGTATTACCGAAGGTATTAGAGAACTGATACTCAGAGGTGCAAACACCAATGAGCTCAAAAAAGCTGCAATTGAAGAAGGTATGATTACCCTTAGACGCAGTGGGCTGGAGAAGATAAAAAAAGGTATTACCACATTAGAAGAAGTCGTAAGGGTGACTTTTGCCGATTAA
- the aroE gene encoding shikimate dehydrogenase yields the protein MTMKTFRNFALIGKPLKHSLSPIIHTTFLYKNRINGGYCCFEVEADEISELLDFFRSHSFYGFNVTLPYKETVIKFLDDIDEDAEKIRSVNTVLIKDNRLLGYNTDIKGIQDTFKFYNIDTSTKEILVIGAGGATRGLLYQLKKSGYKHITITSRTLDKAKKLIEEFSIEKCDIKPLNTFDKKKKYDIIINSSSIGITSIEDSDYLRNLRSEFVFDMQYKIDGKTFFLDHTEYEVGVDGLIMLIGQAFEAFKIWNNIEFDIDYNEIINIIGSIK from the coding sequence ATGACGATGAAAACCTTTAGAAACTTCGCTCTGATAGGAAAGCCTTTAAAACATTCATTATCACCCATAATACATACGACTTTTCTATATAAAAACAGAATAAATGGCGGTTACTGCTGTTTTGAAGTGGAAGCAGATGAAATATCTGAACTTTTAGATTTTTTCAGGTCCCACAGTTTTTACGGTTTTAATGTTACCCTACCCTACAAAGAAACAGTAATAAAGTTCTTAGATGATATAGATGAAGATGCAGAAAAAATTAGATCTGTTAATACAGTTTTAATAAAAGACAACAGACTCTTAGGTTACAATACTGATATAAAGGGTATTCAAGACACATTCAAATTTTACAACATTGATACATCAACAAAGGAGATTTTGGTAATAGGTGCAGGTGGAGCAACTAGAGGTCTATTATATCAGCTAAAAAAATCTGGCTATAAACATATAACAATCACCAGTAGAACACTGGACAAGGCAAAAAAACTTATAGAGGAATTCTCCATAGAAAAATGTGATATAAAACCATTAAATACATTTGATAAAAAGAAAAAGTATGATATAATAATAAATAGTAGTAGTATAGGAATAACATCGATCGAAGACTCAGATTACTTAAGAAACCTTAGATCTGAGTTTGTATTTGACATGCAGTACAAGATCGATGGTAAAACATTTTTTTTAGATCATACAGAGTATGAAGTAGGAGTAGATGGTTTGATTATGCTGATAGGACAGGCTTTTGAGGCTTTCAAGATATGGAATAATATCGAGTTTGATATTGACTATAATGAGATAATTAACATCATCGGGAGTATAAAATGA
- a CDS encoding DUF502 domain-containing protein, whose amino-acid sequence MTDFLEQNEKKQTFLHKLRNIFITGLFALLPLVVTYYFLSFLLNSMTGFLLPYFDLIDERYSLNIPLFIKKVVSFIVFIFIILITGLFTRNYFGKRVIVRIERFVDKIPLVKTTYNATKQIIATFQSTKTDTFKKVVLVEYPRKGVYSVGFVTNNKSILFDGNEEQFYSIFIVTTPNPTSGFVVIVPKNEVIVLDISIQSAFKYIMSAGVLLPPEKVYQIKNDDENL is encoded by the coding sequence GTGACAGACTTTTTGGAACAAAATGAAAAAAAACAGACTTTTTTACACAAATTAAGAAATATTTTTATCACTGGACTTTTTGCTCTACTTCCTCTGGTGGTCACTTACTATTTCCTGTCATTTCTTTTAAACAGTATGACAGGCTTTCTGTTACCATATTTTGATCTTATCGATGAAAGATACAGCCTAAACATACCACTTTTCATAAAAAAAGTGGTCTCGTTTATCGTATTCATATTTATAATACTAATAACAGGCCTTTTTACCAGAAACTATTTTGGCAAAAGGGTGATCGTTAGAATAGAAAGATTCGTGGATAAAATTCCACTGGTTAAAACTACATATAATGCAACAAAACAGATTATTGCGACATTCCAGTCCACCAAAACAGACACTTTTAAAAAGGTAGTTCTGGTTGAATACCCCCGCAAAGGTGTCTACTCTGTGGGCTTTGTTACTAACAACAAAAGTATTTTATTCGATGGAAATGAGGAACAGTTTTATTCAATATTTATAGTGACCACTCCAAACCCAACTTCTGGTTTTGTGGTGATTGTGCCTAAAAATGAGGTTATTGTTCTGGATATTTCTATACAATCAGCCTTTAAATATATCATGTCTGCAGGTGTTTTGTTACCACCAGAAAAGGTTTACCAAATAAAAAATGACGATGAAAACCTTTAG
- the upp gene encoding uracil phosphoribosyltransferase → MNYENFILVKHPLISHKLTFIRDEKTSKKEFKELVDEVAMLMAYEITRDFPLEEVIIKTPIAEAKSYILSGKKVALVPILRAGLGMVDGILKLIPSARVGHIGLYRDEKTLKPVSYYFKIPSDTDNRDFILIDPMLATGGSAVAAVDMLKRSGAKSIKFMCLIAAPEGVKKLCTSHPDVKVYAAALDERLNENGYIVPGLGDAGDRLFGTK, encoded by the coding sequence ATGAACTACGAAAATTTTATCCTTGTTAAACACCCATTGATTAGTCATAAACTCACATTTATAAGAGATGAAAAAACTTCTAAAAAAGAATTTAAAGAACTAGTGGACGAAGTAGCCATGCTCATGGCTTATGAAATTACAAGGGATTTCCCCTTAGAAGAAGTTATAATCAAAACACCCATAGCTGAAGCAAAATCCTACATCCTATCAGGGAAAAAAGTAGCCTTAGTGCCGATTTTAAGAGCTGGACTTGGGATGGTGGATGGAATTTTAAAGCTCATACCCTCAGCGAGAGTCGGACACATTGGTCTTTACAGAGATGAAAAAACATTAAAGCCTGTAAGCTACTATTTTAAAATACCTTCAGACACAGACAATAGGGATTTTATCCTAATTGACCCAATGCTTGCCACAGGGGGCTCTGCAGTAGCTGCAGTCGATATGCTTAAAAGATCTGGAGCCAAAAGCATAAAATTTATGTGCCTTATAGCCGCCCCTGAAGGTGTGAAAAAGCTATGTACTTCTCATCCAGATGTAAAAGTCTATGCTGCTGCATTGGATGAAAGATTAAACGAAAATGGATATATTGTACCAGGTTTGGGGGACGCAGGTGACAGACTTTTTGGAACAAAATGA